From Mustela erminea isolate mMusErm1 chromosome 1, mMusErm1.Pri, whole genome shotgun sequence, a single genomic window includes:
- the BCL6 gene encoding B-cell lymphoma 6 protein isoform X1: MASPADSCIQFTRHASDVLLNLNRLRSRDILTDVVIVVSREQFRAHKTVLMACSGLFYSIFTDQLKCNLSVINLDPEINPEGFCILLDFMYTSRLNLREGNIMAVMATAMYLQMEHVVDTCRKFIKASEAEMVPALKPPREEFLNSRMLMPQDIMAYRGREVVESNLPLRNAPGCESRAFAPSLYSGLSTPPASYPVYSHLPVSSFLFSDEELRDARMPVANPFPKERAHPCDSVRPIPGDYSRPAMEISPGVCHSSIYSPKEAAPEETRSDMHYGVAEGPKPAAPSARSAPYFPCDKAGKEEERPSSEDEIALHFEPPSAPLNRKGLVSPQSPQKSDCQPNSPTESCSSKNACILQTSGSPPAKSPTDPKACNWKKYKFIVLNSLNQNAKPEGPEQAELGRLSPRAYTAPPACQPPMEPESLDLQSPTKLSAGGEDSTIPQASRLNNIVNRSLTGSPRSSSESHSPLYLHPPKCTSCGSQSPQHAEMCLHTAGPTFPEEIGETQSEYSDSSCENGAFFCNECDCRFSEEASLKRHTLQTHSDKPYKCDRCQASFRYKGNLASHKTVHTGEKPYRCNICGAQFNRPANLKTHTRIHSGEKPYKCETCGARFVQVAHLRAHVLIHTGEKPYPCEICGTRFRHLQTLKSHLRIHTGEKPYHCEKCNLHFRHKSQLRLHLRQKHGAITNTKVQYRVSATDLPPELPKAC, encoded by the exons ATGGCCTCCCCGGCTGACAGCTGTATCCAGTTCACCCGCCATGCCAGTGACGTTCTCCTCAACCTTAATCGCCTCCGGAGCCGTGACATCTTGACTGATGTTGTCATCGTGGTGAGCCGTGAGCAGTTCAGAGCCCATAAGACAGTCCTCATGGCCTGCAG TGGCCTGTTTTATAGTATCTTCACGGACCAGCTCAAATGTAACCTGAGTGTGATCAACCTGGATCCCGAGATCAACCCTGAGGGGTTCTGCATTCTCTTGGACTTCATGTACACGTCCCGCCTCAACCTGCGGGAGGGCAACATCATGGCCGTGATGGCCACGGCCATGTACCTGCAGATGGAGCATGTTGTGGACACTTGCCGGAAGTTCATCAAAGCCAG TGAAGCAGAGATGGTGCCTGCCCTCAAGCCTCCCCGTGAAGAGTTTCTGAACAGCCGGATGCTGATGCCCCAGGACATCATGGCTTATCGGGGTCGGGAGGTGGTGGAGAGTAACCTGCCGCTGAGGAACGCCCCCGGGTGTGAAAGCAGAGCCTTCGCCCCCAGCCTGTACAGCGGCCTGTCCACCCCGCCGGCCTCTTATCCCGTCTACAGTCACCTCCCTGTCAgcagcttcctcttctctgacGAAGAGCTGCGGGATGCCCGGATGCCGGTGGCCAATCCCTTCCCTAAGGAGCGGGCCCACCCCTGCGATAGCGTCAGGCCCATCCCCGGTGACTACAGCCGGCCAGCCATGGAGATCTCTCCCGGTGTGTGCCACAGCAGCATCTACTCCCCCAAGGAGGCGGCCCCAGAGGAGACACGCAGTGACATGCACTACGGTGTGGCCGAAGGCCCCAAGCCTGCCGCCCCCTCGGCCCGGAGTGCCCCATACTTCCCCTGTGACAAGGCtggcaaggaggaagagaggcccTCCTCAGAGGATGAGATCGCCCTGCATTTCGAGCCCCCCAGCGCGCCCCTGAACCGCAAGGGTCTGGTCAGTCCACAGAGCCCCCAGAAGTCCGACTGCCAGCCCAACTCGCCCACAGAGTCCTGCAGTAGCAAGAATGCCTGCATCCTCCAGACCTCTGGTTCGCCTCCAGCCAAGAGCCCCACCGACCCCAAAGCCTGCAACTGGAAGAAATACAAGTTCATCGTGCTCAACAGCCTCAACCAGAATGCCAAACCGGAGGGGCCTGAGCAGGCCGAGCTGGGCCGCCTCTCCCCTCGAGCCTACACGGCCCCGCCAGCCTGCCAGCCACCCATGGAGCCCGAGAGCCTTGACCTCCAGTCCCCAACCAAGCTCAGCGCCGGCGGGGAGGACTCCACCATCCCTCAGGCCAGCCGGCTCAATAACATTGTCAACAG gtcccTGACAGGCTCCCCCCGCAGCAGCAGCGAGAGCCACTCCCCGCTCTACTTGCACCCTCCCAAGTGCACGTCCTGCGGCTCTCAGTCCCCCCAGCATGCAGAGATGTGCCTCCATACCGCCGGCCCCACGTTTCCCGAGGAGATAGGAGAGACCCAGTCTGAGTATTCGGATTCCAGCTGTG AGAACGGGGCCTTCTTTTGCAATGAGTGTGACTGCCGCTTCTCTGAGGAGGCCTCACTCAAGAGACACACACTGCAGACCCACAGTGACAAACCCTACAAGTGTGACCGCTGCCAGGCCTCGTTCCGCTACAAGGGCAACCTCGCCAGCCACAAGACCGTCCATACGG GTGAGAAACCCTATCGTTGTAACATTTGTGGAGCCCAGTTCAACCGGCCAGCCAACCTGAAAACCCATACTCGAATTCACTCTGGAGAGAAGCCCTACAAATGCGAAACGTGTGGAGCCAGATTTGTACAA GTGGCCCACCTCCGTGCCCACGTGCTCatccacactggagagaagccctatCCCTGTGAAATCTGTGGCACCCGTTTCCGGCACCTTCAGACTCTGAAGAGCCACCTGCGAATccatacaggagagaaaccttaccat TGTGAGAAGTGCAACCTGCATTTCCGTCACAAAAGCCAGCTGCGTCTTCACTTGCGCCAAAAGCATGGCGCCATCACCAACACCAAGGTGCAGTACCGCGTGTCTGCCACCGACCTGCCCCCGGAGCTCCCCAAAGCCTGCTGA
- the BCL6 gene encoding B-cell lymphoma 6 protein isoform X2, producing the protein MASPADSCIQFTRHASDVLLNLNRLRSRDILTDVVIVVSREQFRAHKTVLMACSGLFYSIFTDQLKCNLSVINLDPEINPEGFCILLDFMYTSRLNLREGNIMAVMATAMYLQMEHVVDTCRKFIKASEAEMVPALKPPREEFLNSRMLMPQDIMAYRGREVVESNLPLRNAPGCESRAFAPSLYSGLSTPPASYPVYSHLPVSSFLFSDEELRDARMPVANPFPKERAHPCDSVRPIPGDYSRPAMEISPGVCHSSIYSPKEAAPEETRSDMHYGVAEGPKPAAPSARSAPYFPCDKAGKEEERPSSEDEIALHFEPPSAPLNRKGLVSPQSPQKSDCQPNSPTESCSSKNACILQTSGSPPAKSPTDPKACNWKKYKFIVLNSLNQNAKPEGPEQAELGRLSPRAYTAPPACQPPMEPESLDLQSPTKLSAGGEDSTIPQASRLNNIVNRSLTGSPRSSSESHSPLYLHPPKCTSCGSQSPQHAEMCLHTAGPTFPEEIGETQSEYSDSSCGEKPYRCNICGAQFNRPANLKTHTRIHSGEKPYKCETCGARFVQVAHLRAHVLIHTGEKPYPCEICGTRFRHLQTLKSHLRIHTGEKPYHCEKCNLHFRHKSQLRLHLRQKHGAITNTKVQYRVSATDLPPELPKAC; encoded by the exons ATGGCCTCCCCGGCTGACAGCTGTATCCAGTTCACCCGCCATGCCAGTGACGTTCTCCTCAACCTTAATCGCCTCCGGAGCCGTGACATCTTGACTGATGTTGTCATCGTGGTGAGCCGTGAGCAGTTCAGAGCCCATAAGACAGTCCTCATGGCCTGCAG TGGCCTGTTTTATAGTATCTTCACGGACCAGCTCAAATGTAACCTGAGTGTGATCAACCTGGATCCCGAGATCAACCCTGAGGGGTTCTGCATTCTCTTGGACTTCATGTACACGTCCCGCCTCAACCTGCGGGAGGGCAACATCATGGCCGTGATGGCCACGGCCATGTACCTGCAGATGGAGCATGTTGTGGACACTTGCCGGAAGTTCATCAAAGCCAG TGAAGCAGAGATGGTGCCTGCCCTCAAGCCTCCCCGTGAAGAGTTTCTGAACAGCCGGATGCTGATGCCCCAGGACATCATGGCTTATCGGGGTCGGGAGGTGGTGGAGAGTAACCTGCCGCTGAGGAACGCCCCCGGGTGTGAAAGCAGAGCCTTCGCCCCCAGCCTGTACAGCGGCCTGTCCACCCCGCCGGCCTCTTATCCCGTCTACAGTCACCTCCCTGTCAgcagcttcctcttctctgacGAAGAGCTGCGGGATGCCCGGATGCCGGTGGCCAATCCCTTCCCTAAGGAGCGGGCCCACCCCTGCGATAGCGTCAGGCCCATCCCCGGTGACTACAGCCGGCCAGCCATGGAGATCTCTCCCGGTGTGTGCCACAGCAGCATCTACTCCCCCAAGGAGGCGGCCCCAGAGGAGACACGCAGTGACATGCACTACGGTGTGGCCGAAGGCCCCAAGCCTGCCGCCCCCTCGGCCCGGAGTGCCCCATACTTCCCCTGTGACAAGGCtggcaaggaggaagagaggcccTCCTCAGAGGATGAGATCGCCCTGCATTTCGAGCCCCCCAGCGCGCCCCTGAACCGCAAGGGTCTGGTCAGTCCACAGAGCCCCCAGAAGTCCGACTGCCAGCCCAACTCGCCCACAGAGTCCTGCAGTAGCAAGAATGCCTGCATCCTCCAGACCTCTGGTTCGCCTCCAGCCAAGAGCCCCACCGACCCCAAAGCCTGCAACTGGAAGAAATACAAGTTCATCGTGCTCAACAGCCTCAACCAGAATGCCAAACCGGAGGGGCCTGAGCAGGCCGAGCTGGGCCGCCTCTCCCCTCGAGCCTACACGGCCCCGCCAGCCTGCCAGCCACCCATGGAGCCCGAGAGCCTTGACCTCCAGTCCCCAACCAAGCTCAGCGCCGGCGGGGAGGACTCCACCATCCCTCAGGCCAGCCGGCTCAATAACATTGTCAACAG gtcccTGACAGGCTCCCCCCGCAGCAGCAGCGAGAGCCACTCCCCGCTCTACTTGCACCCTCCCAAGTGCACGTCCTGCGGCTCTCAGTCCCCCCAGCATGCAGAGATGTGCCTCCATACCGCCGGCCCCACGTTTCCCGAGGAGATAGGAGAGACCCAGTCTGAGTATTCGGATTCCAGCTGTG GTGAGAAACCCTATCGTTGTAACATTTGTGGAGCCCAGTTCAACCGGCCAGCCAACCTGAAAACCCATACTCGAATTCACTCTGGAGAGAAGCCCTACAAATGCGAAACGTGTGGAGCCAGATTTGTACAA GTGGCCCACCTCCGTGCCCACGTGCTCatccacactggagagaagccctatCCCTGTGAAATCTGTGGCACCCGTTTCCGGCACCTTCAGACTCTGAAGAGCCACCTGCGAATccatacaggagagaaaccttaccat TGTGAGAAGTGCAACCTGCATTTCCGTCACAAAAGCCAGCTGCGTCTTCACTTGCGCCAAAAGCATGGCGCCATCACCAACACCAAGGTGCAGTACCGCGTGTCTGCCACCGACCTGCCCCCGGAGCTCCCCAAAGCCTGCTGA